The genomic window CTGTAATTCCTCTGAAAAAGAGGACGCGGCGGGCGTGGTGCCAAATGCGCCACCGGAAGAGCAGGTTGATAGGGGGCTGGAAGATTGGGTTGCTGGTGTGCGAAAGAAACGTGCAGCGCTTGATTTGCCGGTTGTGATGCAGGCCTGTCCTGAATTCGCCTCCTGGGCGCGCAATATGGGCGGATATCTCAAGGATTGGGGTGATCTGCACCGCGTTGCCGGGCAGCTAAGGCCGATGATCGGCATTTCGGAGCATGCGTGGAACGTGGCACAGGAACAACTCGGCACGCAGGTGGCCACAGCGGCGCTGGTGCTTGTGTTCGAGAAGCATTCTGCGGGCGAGGTCGTGTCTCCTGGTGGATATCTGCGCGGGATGGTCGAAAAGGCCGGGGCAGGGGAGCTGCATCTCGAACGCAGCTTCTTCGGTCGGTTGAGCGGGGTTGCAGCATGAGGATCGGTGGGCTCATCTCTAAAACCTTGCAATTCTTCCACGTGATGGCATAAATGCAAGGTATGATCGCCCGTAATTATCTCAAACGCATTGAGCAAGCCTTGGACAACCAGGCTGGGGTTGTTTTGCTTGGACCGCGTCAGGTGGGCAAGACAACCTTGGCGCAGGATATCGCAGAGGCGCGTGATGCGGTCTATCTCGATATGGAACGTTTGGCGGATCGCCAAATCCTGGAAGAGCCGGATCTTTATCTCGATGAGCAGGTGGGCGGGTTGGTTGTCATCGATGAGGTGCAGTTGATGCCGGGCCTATTTGGGGCGTTGCGCGGTCAGATTGATCGCCGCCGTAGGGCAGGGCACCGGACCGGCCAGTTTCTGCTTCTGGGGTCAGCGTCCAATACGTTGTTGCAGCAAAGCGCTGAATCTCTTGCCGGGCGCGTAAGCTATCATGAACTGACACCGTTCACACTTGATGAGGTGGGGCAGGGGGCTTTGCCGCAGCTTTGGTTGCGCGGTGGGTTTCCGGACAGCTTTCTAGCCGGGTCGGATCGCGAAAGTCTGACGTGGCGCGAGGATTTCATTCGCACCTATCTTGAGCGGGATATCCCGTCCTTTGGGTTGCGTATTCCGGCGGAAACGCTGCGCCGCTTTTGGACGATGCTGGCCCACGAACAGGGTGGGTTGCTCAATGCAGCCAAGATCGCTGCGGGCTTGGGTGTCTCCGGCCAAAGCGTGGCGCGATACCTCGACTTGCTGGCTGATCTGATGCTGGTACGGCGCCTGCAGCCCTGGCATGCCAACGCAGGCAAGCGGCTGGTCAAATCTCCCAAGGTCTATATCCGCGATGCCGGTCTCACCCATGCGCTTTTGGGTCTGGAGACGACGGAAGCCCTTCTTGGCCATCCTGTCGTTGGCGGATCCTGGGAAGGGTTCTGCATCGAGAACCTGATCGCGGCAGCGCCTCGGGGCACGGAAGCGAGCTTTTATCGCTCATCTGCTGGGGCCGAAATCGACTTGGTTCTCAAACTGCCAGACCAGGCGCTATGGGCGATCGAGATCAAACGCACCACCAGTCCCAAAGTCACCCGTGGGTTCCACATCGCAACCGAAGAGTTGGACGTCGCGGAACGGCTGTTGGTCTATGCGGGGGATCGCGATGTGCCGGGGCAAGGGGGCCTCCGTGCAATGCCCCTGGATCAGGCCATTAACAAAGTCAGGGGCCTCTAGTTGCCGATCCTCAGATTTACCAAAGTTATTGAAAAATAACCATATTTCGAACTAAAGAGTAAATTTTTGCCGATATGCTTTGCCGATCCGAAATTTTCTCATGTTGAGTTTCCTAAGGTCGTTCTGAGAACAAGTTTCTGACCTGTAGAAAAGTGAAAGTTTCCTTCTTGTTTTGGGACCGACTGAAGGGACCTTTGTGGAGTTCCCTGATGGGTCTGGACCGGTTTCCGGTCTGTCCTTTTCAAACAGGGCCTTCCCATGAACATAGAAGTATTGCGCGTGCTCCGCGCTGATGCCGCCGCGTGGTGGCGAAATAGAGAGCTAAGGCGGTCTGGTAACGTTGAAGAAGCAAAAAGGCGAGAACGGGCATCTATTCGCCGCGATCTTGGATACCTCCGCACAGCACTCTCCAATCCGAACGCCTATGTGAGTTGCGGCGGGGCAGGGACCATTCTTCACCTAGGTTTGACGACTGTCTCGCTCTACGCGCCTGTCGAACGATTTCCGATTGCACACATTGCTGTCTGGCTTGGCGTGCCGATGGTGGATATCAGACCGGTTAAAGATGTGATTGCTCTCGCAAACCTGCCGAAGGTCATAATGGATGGCAAAGTTGATCCAGAGCCTTGGACGTCCTCCAGCCGGATACCGCTTTTGACATATCTCGACGCTGCCGAACGCCTCGGCGCTCGCATCGTCAACTATCCGCGCGCAGGTTGCGCGACCTAACCCAACTCCCCCAATCAATTTCAACATCGAAAGGAGGCCAGCCATGGCCCGTTCCCGCACGTCCAAATTTGACGCATCCGACGCCATCACCAATGAACTCATCCGCATCATCGAACGCGGGGTTCTCCCTTGGCGCAAACCGTGGACCGCTGGCGGCAGCGCGCGTCCGTTGCGCCACAACAGCGAGCCCTATCAGGGCGTGAACAACTTCCTGCTCACTATGCGCACGGTGGTGGCAGGATATACCTCTCCGTTCTGGATGACCGTGCCACAGGCAAATAACCTTGGAGCAAAGATCCGGAAGGGCGAACGCTCGTCCGTTGTTGTTTATTATGGCCAGAGTCGAACGCAGTCGGACGATGAGCAAGACACCAATGATGGTGATACCGCAGAAGCGCGCGTCTTTCGGTTCCAGAAGTCATATCGCGTGTTCAATGCAGATCAAATCGAGGGCTTGTCGGATGCATTCCATCCGGATGCCTGTCCGGTCCCCGATCATACGTCGTCGGCGCCAATCGAGCATATGCAGACGTTCTTTGATGCCATCGATATTACGACAGTCTTTGGTGGAACCGAGGCACGCTACAATCCGCCCGTCGACAAGATATTCATGCCAAGCATTGAGCGCTTCAAAAACCCGCTGAATTTTTACGGAGTCTGGGCGCATGAGCTTGCCCATGCCACCAAGGCACCCCATCGTCTGAACCGAGACTACGGGCTCAGCCGGTTTGGCAACACAGCCTATTCCCGCGAAGAGATCGTAGCAGAACTGACATCCTGCTTTCTGGGGCAGGAGCTCGGGTTCACCGCGCATACGCTCGAGCTGAACGCGTCGTATTTGTATCACTGGCTGCGTGTGCTGCGCTCGGACAAGACGGCAATTTTCAAACATGCGGCGGACGCGCAGAAGGCCTGCGATTATTTGATTGCGAGATCGGAAGCGGGCAGGGCAGGGGCCACCGATCAGGCAGCTTGAGAGGTGTGGTGCTGCCGCAGGCGAGGGTTCTCAAAGAGTGAAAGCAAGCTTTTGGTTTTGTGTTTTCAACTTCCTCGAAAGGACAGACCCATGACAACTGCTCAAGCCTCGCAGACAGATCGCCCCGACATCACTGTGATTGCCGCGCACAACGATG from Octadecabacter sp. SW4 includes these protein-coding regions:
- a CDS encoding ATP-binding protein codes for the protein MIARNYLKRIEQALDNQAGVVLLGPRQVGKTTLAQDIAEARDAVYLDMERLADRQILEEPDLYLDEQVGGLVVIDEVQLMPGLFGALRGQIDRRRRAGHRTGQFLLLGSASNTLLQQSAESLAGRVSYHELTPFTLDEVGQGALPQLWLRGGFPDSFLAGSDRESLTWREDFIRTYLERDIPSFGLRIPAETLRRFWTMLAHEQGGLLNAAKIAAGLGVSGQSVARYLDLLADLMLVRRLQPWHANAGKRLVKSPKVYIRDAGLTHALLGLETTEALLGHPVVGGSWEGFCIENLIAAAPRGTEASFYRSSAGAEIDLVLKLPDQALWAIEIKRTTSPKVTRGFHIATEELDVAERLLVYAGDRDVPGQGGLRAMPLDQAINKVRGL
- a CDS encoding ArdC family protein, encoding MARSRTSKFDASDAITNELIRIIERGVLPWRKPWTAGGSARPLRHNSEPYQGVNNFLLTMRTVVAGYTSPFWMTVPQANNLGAKIRKGERSSVVVYYGQSRTQSDDEQDTNDGDTAEARVFRFQKSYRVFNADQIEGLSDAFHPDACPVPDHTSSAPIEHMQTFFDAIDITTVFGGTEARYNPPVDKIFMPSIERFKNPLNFYGVWAHELAHATKAPHRLNRDYGLSRFGNTAYSREEIVAELTSCFLGQELGFTAHTLELNASYLYHWLRVLRSDKTAIFKHAADAQKACDYLIARSEAGRAGATDQAA